One genomic window of Halococcus sediminicola includes the following:
- the fdhF gene encoding formate dehydrogenase subunit alpha produces MTEQQNGGGEGGEDEKKGVAGFMQRAREQASAASETDVTKTAPFKAFEHATESVALNTMTEGRLFDVADALSDYRLQDVDVTDTTCGYCAVGCRFDLHTKDGEVLGARPTDPEKAPINGISTCVKGKFSYNYVNSDERLTEPLVKEDGEFREASWDEALSRVVEGLGDIIKEDSPDALGLISSSKATNEDNYAMQRFAREVIGTNNVDNCNRLCHAPTVAALKQTVGYGAASVGMDDLENTDCYLLSGSNTTEAHPVLATRIKQNVADGADMVVFDPRKVQIAEYATQYTRTEPGYDTAWINGLTRYIIEHDLHDEEFIDERTDGFDDLKEHLDQFTPEYVERVSGVPPEELASAAETIAEAESCCFCWTLGLTEHTNGTENIISMSNLALVTGNIGKPGAGLSPFRGQNNVQGGGGDMGPLPNNFPGYQPVTDDEIREKFEEAYGTEIPEEEGWRTTEQFLAADRGDLRGMYIMGENASLSEPGVEHAQEVLDDLDFLVVQDIFLTETAEHADVVLPATTAVESNGTFTSSSRHVQLVKRAIEPKGNSRGDWEILQALAGRFGHDWGFESPSEIMDEIAELTPIYGGISHERLESGAELQWPCWDDDHPGTTRLYEEEFNTADGKASLIPTGPNEPADLTDDEFPLTMTTGRVLYQYHTGTMTHREEGIMSYVGEDFVEINPRTAADAGIENGEYVRVESRHGTIRVKAQVTERPGRDTVFVPMHFAESAVNTLTDENDLDAAARTPEYKVTSVRLRSGEESDPARTTRETGDRALAESDD; encoded by the coding sequence GGTGGGGAGGACGAGAAGAAGGGCGTCGCGGGCTTCATGCAGCGCGCACGCGAGCAGGCCAGCGCGGCGAGCGAGACGGACGTGACGAAGACGGCCCCGTTCAAGGCGTTCGAACACGCCACCGAGTCGGTCGCGCTGAACACGATGACCGAGGGGCGACTGTTCGACGTGGCCGACGCGCTCTCCGATTACCGTCTGCAGGACGTGGACGTGACCGACACAACCTGTGGCTACTGCGCCGTAGGCTGTCGGTTCGATCTCCACACCAAAGATGGAGAGGTGCTCGGTGCACGACCGACCGATCCCGAGAAAGCGCCGATCAACGGCATCTCGACCTGCGTGAAGGGGAAGTTCAGCTACAATTACGTGAACAGCGACGAACGCCTCACCGAACCGCTCGTCAAGGAAGACGGCGAGTTCCGGGAAGCGTCGTGGGACGAGGCGCTCTCGCGGGTAGTGGAGGGACTCGGCGACATCATCAAGGAAGATAGCCCGGACGCGCTCGGGTTGATCTCCTCGTCGAAGGCGACCAACGAGGACAACTACGCGATGCAGCGGTTCGCCCGCGAGGTCATCGGGACCAACAACGTCGACAACTGCAACCGCCTCTGTCACGCGCCGACGGTCGCGGCGCTCAAACAGACCGTCGGTTACGGCGCGGCCTCGGTGGGGATGGACGACCTCGAAAACACCGACTGCTACCTGCTCTCGGGGTCGAACACGACCGAAGCCCACCCCGTGCTTGCGACGCGCATCAAACAGAACGTCGCCGACGGGGCTGACATGGTGGTCTTCGACCCCCGGAAAGTCCAGATCGCCGAGTACGCGACCCAGTACACCAGAACAGAACCGGGCTACGACACGGCCTGGATCAACGGACTCACTCGCTATATCATCGAACACGACCTCCACGACGAGGAGTTCATCGACGAGCGCACCGACGGCTTCGACGACCTGAAGGAGCATCTCGACCAGTTCACCCCCGAGTACGTCGAGCGGGTGTCGGGGGTCCCACCGGAAGAGTTGGCGTCGGCAGCGGAGACGATCGCCGAAGCGGAGTCGTGCTGTTTCTGCTGGACACTCGGGCTGACCGAGCACACGAATGGTACAGAAAACATCATCTCGATGTCGAACCTCGCGCTCGTCACCGGCAACATCGGCAAGCCCGGTGCGGGGCTGTCGCCGTTTAGAGGACAGAACAACGTCCAGGGTGGCGGCGGGGACATGGGCCCGCTGCCGAACAACTTCCCGGGCTACCAACCGGTGACCGACGACGAGATCCGCGAGAAGTTCGAGGAAGCCTACGGGACGGAGATCCCCGAAGAAGAGGGGTGGCGGACGACCGAACAGTTCCTCGCGGCCGACCGGGGCGACCTCCGCGGGATGTACATCATGGGCGAGAACGCCTCGCTCTCCGAACCCGGCGTCGAGCACGCCCAGGAGGTCTTGGACGATCTCGATTTCCTCGTGGTGCAGGACATCTTTCTCACCGAGACCGCCGAACACGCCGACGTCGTCCTGCCGGCGACGACCGCCGTCGAATCGAACGGGACGTTCACGAGTTCGAGCCGGCACGTCCAGTTGGTGAAGCGCGCGATCGAGCCGAAGGGCAACAGTCGCGGGGACTGGGAGATCCTCCAGGCGCTCGCCGGTCGGTTCGGCCACGACTGGGGGTTCGAATCGCCATCGGAGATCATGGACGAGATCGCCGAGCTGACACCCATCTACGGGGGAATCAGCCACGAACGCCTCGAAAGCGGTGCGGAGCTCCAGTGGCCCTGCTGGGACGACGACCACCCGGGCACCACGCGACTGTACGAGGAGGAGTTCAACACCGCGGACGGCAAGGCGTCGCTCATCCCGACGGGACCGAACGAGCCGGCCGACCTCACGGACGACGAGTTCCCGCTGACGATGACCACCGGACGGGTGCTCTACCAGTACCACACGGGGACGATGACCCACCGCGAGGAGGGGATCATGTCCTACGTCGGCGAGGACTTCGTCGAGATCAACCCGCGGACGGCCGCCGACGCGGGTATCGAAAACGGCGAGTACGTCCGCGTCGAGTCGCGCCACGGGACGATCCGCGTCAAGGCACAGGTCACCGAGCGGCCCGGTCGCGACACCGTGTTCGTCCCGATGCACTTCGCCGAATCGGCCGTGAACACGCTCACCGACGAGAACGACCTCGACGCGGCGGCGCGAACGCCCGAGTACAAGGTGACGAGCGTGCGGCTTCGCTCGGGTGAGGAGAGCGACCCGGCGCGCACGACGCGCGAGACCGGCGACCGAGCGCTCGCGGAGTCAGACGACTGA
- a CDS encoding FmdB family zinc ribbon protein, whose product MTLTRRIKQAAGLADGEVGVESDREHDVRECTVCGEHFDPDTTTCPACGSRLSRTKTVVPHARLNLLVVLAATGLHAIRNVLTGNIPPE is encoded by the coding sequence ATGACGCTCACACGACGCATCAAGCAGGCGGCGGGGCTCGCCGACGGCGAGGTCGGCGTCGAGAGCGACCGCGAACACGACGTTCGGGAGTGTACGGTCTGCGGGGAGCACTTCGACCCCGATACGACGACGTGTCCGGCCTGCGGCAGTCGGCTGAGCCGGACGAAGACGGTCGTGCCGCACGCACGTTTGAATCTCCTCGTGGTGCTCGCGGCGACCGGCCTGCACGCGATCCGGAACGTGCTCACGGGCAACATCCCGCCGGAATAG
- a CDS encoding GNAT family N-acetyltransferase has protein sequence MEVRDAVEADAGRLAALGDAPAETMRNLVHDRTVRVADEGDSVVGFVSFDARRDAVHVTQFDGQPKAVERLLDEPARFARNEGMAAELLVEASNEGLRRAATEAGFREVGSGPRFDGAATVKFRLDA, from the coding sequence ATGGAGGTGCGCGATGCCGTCGAAGCCGACGCCGGACGGCTGGCCGCGCTCGGCGACGCGCCGGCGGAGACGATGCGAAACCTGGTCCACGATAGAACGGTGCGCGTGGCTGACGAGGGCGACAGCGTCGTCGGGTTCGTGAGTTTCGATGCCCGCCGCGACGCGGTCCACGTCACCCAGTTCGACGGCCAGCCGAAGGCGGTCGAACGCCTGCTCGACGAACCCGCACGGTTCGCCCGAAACGAAGGGATGGCCGCCGAACTGCTCGTCGAGGCGTCGAACGAGGGTCTCAGACGTGCCGCAACCGAGGCGGGGTTTCGAGAGGTCGGCTCGGGACCACGCTTCGACGGTGCGGCGACGGTGAAGTTCCGACTCGATGCGTAG
- a CDS encoding IMP cyclohydrolase, producing MYVGRFLVVGPDIGAYRVSSRSFPHRKIVERDDALTVVPTDAADETDNPYVSYNCVRPVGERVVVGNGSHTDPIAEKLALGYPARDALALSLLALDFEKDDYDTPRIAGVVGPQSFIGTVRRDGLVVEEVTEPTLVATYEKDSPEPTEFDVEGAKEAASAVYEREFEHPVCAAGVARVGGGFETAIENGD from the coding sequence ATGTACGTCGGACGATTCCTCGTCGTCGGTCCCGACATCGGTGCCTACCGCGTCTCCTCGCGGTCGTTCCCCCATCGAAAGATCGTCGAACGCGACGACGCCCTCACCGTGGTGCCGACCGACGCGGCCGACGAGACGGACAACCCGTACGTCTCATACAACTGCGTGCGACCGGTCGGCGAGCGGGTCGTCGTCGGCAACGGCTCGCACACCGACCCGATCGCCGAGAAACTCGCGCTCGGCTATCCCGCCCGCGACGCACTCGCCCTGTCCTTGCTCGCGCTCGATTTCGAGAAGGACGACTACGACACTCCGCGCATCGCCGGCGTCGTCGGTCCGCAGAGTTTCATCGGAACGGTCCGCCGCGACGGACTCGTCGTCGAGGAAGTGACGGAGCCGACGCTGGTGGCGACCTACGAGAAAGACAGTCCCGAGCCAACGGAGTTCGACGTCGAGGGTGCGAAAGAGGCGGCGAGCGCCGTCTACGAACGGGAGTTCGAGCATCCGGTCTGTGCGGCCGGCGTCGCACGGGTTGGTGGAGGATTCGAGACGGCCATCGAAAACGGCGATTGA
- a CDS encoding DUF2334 domain-containing protein, which translates to MSSRARVVAVSVALLALVTVASVTVGLSSLGVSTGDATDAGVATDTASDTTPMAEEALLDRSTLPERTPDGRSYQSIVIFRNDDIQGNYRPATMRAVDDIFVEEEVPVTLAVIPRIGDRPITDSEGTCSYLVETKRAHPKLFEFSLHGYTHDSATEFYEESEFGGLPAAEQADRIASGKRTLENCTGLTPRTFVPPFNTYDANTTAALGAQDITTVSGGDWFTEQYYGQGEPFTSGGAVHVPSTHSFVGNWTTDEFHSQAEMRRGFDAAYANGSVYVQMLHYPTFNTTEKRERLRSFVRYTKSHDDVKFMTVEEFGRATHEGTLQRTSEGWYYGNRNSATPSAFAANASVRDVNATPGAVKASEGDGRRAGA; encoded by the coding sequence ATGAGTTCGCGCGCACGCGTCGTCGCGGTCTCGGTGGCGCTGCTCGCGCTCGTCACGGTCGCCTCGGTGACGGTCGGACTGTCCTCGCTCGGCGTCTCCACGGGCGACGCCACCGACGCCGGCGTGGCGACCGACACCGCCTCCGACACGACGCCGATGGCGGAAGAGGCACTCCTCGACCGCTCGACGCTCCCCGAACGGACGCCCGACGGGAGATCGTATCAATCGATAGTTATCTTCCGCAACGACGACATCCAGGGCAACTACCGCCCGGCGACGATGCGGGCGGTCGACGACATCTTCGTCGAGGAGGAGGTGCCGGTGACGCTCGCGGTCATCCCGCGCATCGGCGATCGGCCCATCACCGACAGCGAGGGGACGTGTTCGTATCTCGTCGAGACCAAACGCGCCCACCCGAAACTGTTCGAGTTCTCGCTACACGGCTACACCCACGACTCGGCGACAGAGTTCTACGAGGAAAGCGAGTTCGGCGGTCTGCCCGCCGCCGAACAGGCGGACCGCATCGCCAGCGGGAAGCGGACCTTGGAGAACTGCACCGGTCTCACACCGCGGACGTTCGTGCCACCGTTCAACACCTACGACGCGAACACGACCGCCGCGCTCGGCGCACAGGACATCACGACCGTCTCGGGCGGCGACTGGTTCACCGAACAGTACTACGGACAGGGAGAGCCGTTCACGAGCGGCGGGGCCGTCCACGTCCCCTCGACGCACTCGTTCGTCGGGAACTGGACGACCGACGAGTTCCATAGTCAAGCGGAGATGCGCCGCGGGTTCGATGCCGCCTACGCGAACGGGTCGGTGTACGTCCAGATGCTCCACTACCCGACGTTCAACACTACGGAAAAGCGCGAGCGCCTGCGCTCGTTCGTCCGCTACACGAAGTCTCACGACGACGTGAAGTTCATGACCGTCGAGGAGTTCGGGCGGGCGACACACGAAGGAACGCTCCAGCGTACGTCGGAGGGGTGGTACTACGGGAACCGGAATAGTGCGACCCCCTCGGCGTTCGCGGCGAACGCCAGCGTTCGAGACGTGAACGCGACGCCCGGAGCGGTCAAGGCGAGCGAAGGCGACGGACGGAGGGCCGGGGCGTGA
- a CDS encoding TackOD1 domain-containing metal-binding protein has translation MGRLSLLNQLAAGSTEWLEPAFDSTTGTVRYPGVEGDGAGESLPTALEALATRGVLDEEFDERVVACPDCGSGGLDVRPSCPNCESRNTTAVAVVEHVVCGCVRPRAEFEADGEFVCPKCESEIDSLDEGCERMGTMQCCRDCGERSDALTHRLDCATCGSCTPEEANDVRLYRYRFDDDRRDWLETLLGVREGLTDALEARGYDVRRDVAVDGDAGQRYIDCYASDTTFGVEIVAAVHDAVDVQAIEELRAVADATGARPVIATPVTGRNGAAVALAEAKGITVMAIDESGAVVGQSPVAAPASSVSGPATAATGASTASRSR, from the coding sequence ATGGGACGTCTTTCGTTGCTGAATCAACTCGCCGCGGGGTCGACCGAATGGCTCGAACCCGCCTTCGACTCGACGACGGGCACCGTGCGCTATCCGGGTGTCGAAGGGGACGGAGCCGGCGAGAGTCTGCCGACGGCGCTCGAAGCGCTGGCGACGCGGGGAGTGTTGGACGAGGAGTTCGACGAACGGGTCGTCGCGTGTCCGGACTGTGGATCGGGCGGCCTCGACGTCCGGCCGTCGTGTCCCAACTGTGAGTCACGGAACACCACGGCGGTCGCGGTGGTCGAACACGTCGTCTGTGGCTGTGTCAGGCCGCGGGCGGAGTTCGAGGCGGACGGGGAGTTCGTCTGTCCGAAATGCGAGAGCGAGATCGACTCGCTCGACGAGGGCTGCGAGCGGATGGGGACGATGCAGTGCTGTCGTGACTGTGGCGAGCGCTCGGACGCGCTCACCCATCGCCTCGACTGCGCCACCTGTGGCAGTTGCACGCCCGAGGAGGCGAACGACGTCCGACTCTACCGCTATCGCTTCGACGACGACCGGCGCGATTGGCTCGAAACGCTTCTCGGCGTCAGGGAGGGCCTGACCGACGCGCTCGAAGCACGTGGATACGACGTGCGCCGGGACGTCGCCGTCGACGGTGACGCCGGCCAACGGTACATCGATTGCTACGCCAGCGACACGACGTTCGGCGTCGAGATCGTCGCCGCCGTTCACGACGCCGTCGACGTCCAGGCCATCGAGGAGTTGCGGGCGGTCGCGGACGCGACCGGAGCGCGCCCCGTCATCGCAACCCCGGTCACGGGGCGGAACGGCGCGGCGGTGGCGCTCGCCGAAGCGAAGGGCATCACCGTGATGGCAATCGACGAAAGCGGCGCGGTGGTGGGACAGTCCCCGGTAGCCGCTCCCGCGAGCAGCGTTTCCGGACCCGCCACGGCCGCGACGGGCGCTTCGACGGCGTCCCGGTCCCGATGA
- a CDS encoding glycosyltransferase family 2 protein — protein MSRFERAAAIVGIVVVFCSFGLLYLLMNRYVFFICAGVGVVTAAGSLLAIAVLDRTDNREEMWLLGFFYLLAILTPPVFAFALFDGVLAPLSVVFLVALTLVFFYYSYFLPIALFDVSTTESHTASAPYPTVSVLVPAYNEAGGIGACIDALRASEYPEDKREIIVIDDGSTDGTYEEALAHAGEGVKVVRKRNGGKHSAMNYGMLYADGEIVVTVDADSVVAPNALDRLVGAFQADPDLGAVAGNIKVDNRGSLVTNLQSLEYIVGILVFRRAFSALGSVPVVPGALGAYRREVLDAVGLYDPDTLTEDFDTSIKTLKGDWKIRSVDALCKTEAPMTWTDLYKQRLRWYRGNFMTLIKHRDVFTNTRFGYLQGGVFPMMLLNLTVVPLAGFVIVASILLQALAGEFLTLLSMFAFFALLQGLLSLIALWMDGERASLALYAPLFIVGYRQFIDTVVLKAVLDVLTERDLQWTSAKRSTERLRAREGD, from the coding sequence GTGAGCCGGTTCGAGCGGGCCGCCGCCATCGTGGGCATCGTGGTCGTCTTCTGTTCGTTCGGCCTGCTGTATCTCCTGATGAACCGGTACGTGTTCTTCATCTGTGCCGGCGTCGGGGTCGTGACGGCCGCCGGGAGCCTGCTCGCGATCGCCGTACTCGACCGGACCGACAACCGCGAGGAGATGTGGCTGCTCGGCTTCTTCTATCTGCTGGCCATCCTCACCCCGCCGGTGTTCGCGTTTGCACTGTTCGACGGCGTGCTCGCGCCGCTGTCGGTCGTCTTCCTCGTCGCGCTGACGCTCGTGTTCTTCTACTACTCGTACTTCCTCCCGATTGCGCTGTTCGACGTGAGCACGACCGAGAGCCACACCGCGAGCGCGCCGTATCCGACGGTGTCGGTGCTCGTCCCGGCGTACAACGAGGCGGGCGGTATTGGCGCGTGCATCGACGCGCTCCGGGCGAGCGAGTATCCTGAAGACAAACGCGAGATCATCGTCATCGACGACGGCTCGACCGACGGCACCTACGAGGAGGCGCTAGCACACGCCGGCGAGGGCGTGAAAGTCGTCCGCAAGCGAAACGGCGGGAAGCACTCGGCGATGAACTACGGGATGCTCTACGCCGACGGCGAGATCGTCGTCACCGTCGATGCCGACAGCGTGGTAGCTCCGAACGCGCTCGACAGGCTGGTCGGGGCCTTCCAGGCCGACCCGGACCTCGGCGCGGTCGCGGGCAACATCAAGGTCGACAACCGGGGCAGCCTCGTCACGAACCTCCAGTCGCTCGAATACATCGTCGGCATCCTCGTCTTCCGGCGGGCGTTCAGCGCGCTCGGCTCCGTGCCGGTGGTGCCCGGCGCGCTCGGTGCCTACCGCCGCGAGGTGCTCGACGCCGTGGGGCTGTACGACCCCGACACGCTGACCGAGGACTTCGATACCTCCATCAAGACGCTGAAGGGGGATTGGAAGATCCGCTCGGTCGATGCTCTGTGCAAGACCGAGGCCCCGATGACGTGGACGGACCTCTACAAGCAGCGTCTGCGGTGGTATCGGGGCAACTTCATGACGCTCATCAAACACCGCGACGTGTTCACGAACACGCGCTTTGGCTACCTGCAGGGCGGGGTCTTCCCGATGATGCTGCTGAACCTCACGGTCGTCCCGCTCGCGGGGTTCGTCATCGTCGCCTCCATCCTCCTGCAGGCGCTCGCGGGCGAGTTCCTCACGCTGCTGTCGATGTTCGCCTTCTTCGCGCTGTTGCAGGGCCTGCTCTCGCTCATCGCGCTGTGGATGGACGGCGAGCGCGCGTCGCTCGCGCTGTACGCGCCGCTGTTCATCGTCGGCTATCGCCAGTTCATCGATACCGTCGTGTTGAAGGCCGTCCTCGACGTGCTCACCGAGCGCGACCTGCAATGGACGAGCGCGAAACGCAGCACCGAGCGGCTTCGAGCGAGGGAGGGCGACTGA
- a CDS encoding aspartate kinase — MRVVAKFGGTSLGSGDRVNRAADSVAAAVEAGHEIAVVVSAMGSTTDFLLREIQFDAEEGDRAEIVSMGERTSARMVKAALSARGVDAEFLEPGGEGWPVVTDSRGEVDVEETTRRAQALADRMGDTVPVIAGFLAEDHAGSVTTLGRGGSDTTAVMLGNYMDAEEVVIVTDVEGVMTGDPRVVEGARNVAEISVDELRNLSFRGAEVIAPSALNYKGSDLGVRVVHYQHGDLLQGGTSIEGTFETLIDLQEMPLSCLTVAGRAIRNRPGILAALSGALSDVGINIDAAASGLDSITFYVYTEDATEAETVLHERVIDEDALSSVTVDADVAALRVTGGELPTQSGVAQGMIETLADEHIVVHDVITSATSVAVFVDWDDREQALSLIQETFD, encoded by the coding sequence ATGCGCGTCGTAGCGAAGTTCGGGGGCACGAGTTTGGGCAGCGGCGACCGGGTGAACCGGGCTGCGGATTCGGTCGCGGCCGCCGTCGAGGCCGGTCACGAGATAGCGGTCGTCGTCAGTGCGATGGGTTCCACCACGGACTTCCTGCTGCGCGAGATCCAGTTCGACGCCGAGGAGGGCGATCGAGCCGAAATCGTCAGCATGGGCGAGCGCACCTCCGCCCGGATGGTCAAGGCCGCCCTCTCGGCGCGCGGCGTCGATGCCGAGTTCCTCGAACCCGGCGGCGAGGGTTGGCCCGTCGTCACCGACTCGCGGGGAGAAGTCGACGTTGAGGAGACCACCCGTCGCGCGCAGGCGCTCGCCGACCGGATGGGCGACACTGTCCCGGTGATCGCGGGCTTTCTCGCCGAGGACCACGCCGGTTCGGTCACCACCCTCGGCCGCGGCGGGTCGGATACCACTGCCGTGATGCTCGGCAACTACATGGACGCCGAGGAGGTCGTCATCGTCACCGACGTCGAGGGCGTGATGACCGGCGATCCCCGGGTCGTGGAGGGTGCACGCAACGTCGCCGAGATCAGCGTCGACGAACTGCGCAACCTCTCCTTTCGCGGGGCCGAAGTCATCGCGCCGAGCGCGCTCAACTACAAGGGTTCGGACCTCGGGGTTCGGGTCGTCCACTACCAACACGGCGACCTGTTACAGGGCGGAACCAGCATCGAGGGCACTTTCGAGACGCTCATCGACCTCCAGGAGATGCCGTTGTCGTGTCTCACGGTCGCCGGGCGGGCCATCAGGAACCGCCCGGGCATCCTCGCGGCGCTGTCGGGCGCACTCTCGGACGTGGGTATCAACATCGACGCGGCCGCGAGCGGTCTCGATTCGATCACCTTCTACGTCTACACCGAGGACGCGACCGAGGCCGAGACGGTGCTCCACGAGCGCGTCATCGACGAGGACGCCCTCTCCAGCGTCACAGTGGATGCGGACGTCGCCGCCCTCCGAGTCACCGGCGGCGAACTCCCCACCCAATCGGGCGTCGCACAGGGGATGATCGAGACTCTCGCCGACGAGCACATCGTCGTTCACGACGTGATCACGAGCGCGACCTCGGTGGCGGTGTTCGTCGACTGGGACGACCGCGAGCAGGCGCTGTCACTGATTCAAGAGACGTTCGATTGA
- a CDS encoding glycoside hydrolase family 26 protein translates to MDERETQHRAASSEGGRLTQSASRPEPTRRAFLRAGAVAGLTVAGGCGRLGSDRSQPWTVLGAYPGANPTRRATFGPFERWLGRRHAVIVCYVDAGGESPAAIERFVDGLTRLWESGHVPMVTWQPRPRTPEERRNLTRTIERGNYDAVVDRWAERLAAWVRADPNRRFYFRPLPEMNRPGVVWGGANATPASYVGAWVRLRERFARTSLGKEEIQWIWNPNATDVGDVRAERYYPGDSHVEWVGIDGYNFGDSAPWSTWQEPEAVFAPMVERMRALADKPLAIPEFASTSLRGGRYEPRKKAEWIADAFAYVRRERIRMACWFDIDKETDWAVFGGERGTDSYRQSGARYRVYGSYRRAANEEHVLEARPASEGVLSDETFTGTD, encoded by the coding sequence ATGGACGAGCGCGAAACGCAGCACCGAGCGGCTTCGAGCGAGGGAGGGCGACTGACCCAGTCCGCATCCCGACCCGAGCCGACGCGCCGGGCGTTCCTACGAGCCGGGGCGGTCGCGGGGCTGACGGTCGCCGGTGGCTGCGGGCGGCTCGGATCGGATAGAAGTCAGCCGTGGACGGTGCTCGGGGCGTATCCGGGAGCGAACCCGACGCGCCGGGCAACGTTCGGCCCGTTCGAGCGGTGGCTCGGGCGGCGACACGCGGTCATCGTCTGCTACGTCGATGCGGGCGGGGAGTCGCCGGCGGCCATCGAACGCTTCGTCGACGGGCTGACGCGGCTCTGGGAGAGCGGTCACGTCCCGATGGTGACGTGGCAGCCACGACCGCGGACACCAGAGGAGCGCCGGAATCTCACTCGGACCATCGAGCGGGGGAACTACGACGCGGTGGTCGACCGGTGGGCCGAACGGCTCGCCGCGTGGGTGCGTGCGGACCCGAATCGGCGGTTCTACTTCCGGCCGCTGCCCGAGATGAACCGTCCGGGAGTGGTGTGGGGCGGCGCGAACGCGACGCCCGCGAGCTACGTCGGCGCGTGGGTGCGCCTCCGCGAGCGGTTCGCGCGGACGAGTTTGGGGAAAGAAGAAATCCAGTGGATATGGAACCCGAACGCGACCGACGTCGGCGACGTGCGTGCCGAGCGGTACTATCCGGGCGACAGTCACGTGGAGTGGGTCGGCATCGACGGCTACAACTTCGGCGACAGTGCGCCGTGGTCGACGTGGCAGGAGCCGGAAGCGGTGTTCGCGCCGATGGTCGAGCGCATGCGGGCACTCGCCGACAAGCCGCTCGCGATTCCGGAGTTCGCCAGCACCTCGTTGCGCGGCGGCCGGTACGAGCCACGGAAAAAGGCCGAGTGGATCGCCGATGCGTTCGCGTACGTCCGCCGCGAGCGCATCCGGATGGCGTGCTGGTTCGACATCGACAAGGAGACCGACTGGGCGGTCTTCGGCGGCGAGCGCGGAACCGACAGCTACCGCCAATCGGGCGCGCGCTATCGTGTCTACGGAAGCTACCGGCGGGCCGCGAACGAAGAACACGTTCTCGAAGCGAGACCGGCGTCCGAGGGCGTGCTCTCGGATGAAACGTTCACCGGAACCGACTGA
- a CDS encoding metallophosphoesterase family protein, producing MNVGVIADIHGNRVALDAVLDDMLPVDGLICAGDVVGYNPWPGACVDAVRERETPTVMGNHDRAVATDTSFSFNSMAGAGVAYAREQLDDEQMAWLAELPNERTAFDGRMKIVHGHPEDPDRYTYPDMFAADMLGDEDVLVLGHTHVQHYESYDEGIVLNPGSVGQPRDGDPRAAYAVLDSDAMTVTEHRVEYDIESVEQAVSEAGLPDAIGSRLWKGR from the coding sequence ATGAACGTCGGCGTCATCGCGGACATTCATGGCAATCGGGTCGCGCTCGATGCGGTCCTCGACGACATGCTACCCGTCGATGGACTGATCTGTGCCGGCGACGTGGTGGGCTACAACCCGTGGCCCGGCGCGTGCGTCGATGCGGTGCGCGAGCGGGAAACCCCGACCGTGATGGGCAACCACGACCGCGCGGTCGCGACCGACACGAGCTTTTCGTTCAACAGCATGGCCGGTGCCGGCGTCGCGTACGCCCGCGAGCAACTCGACGACGAGCAGATGGCGTGGCTCGCGGAACTGCCCAACGAGCGCACCGCGTTCGATGGACGAATGAAGATCGTCCACGGCCATCCCGAGGATCCGGACCGCTACACCTACCCCGATATGTTCGCCGCGGACATGCTCGGCGACGAGGACGTGCTCGTGCTGGGCCACACGCACGTCCAACACTACGAATCGTACGACGAAGGTATCGTCCTGAACCCGGGCAGCGTCGGTCAACCGCGCGACGGCGACCCGCGGGCGGCGTACGCAGTTCTCGATTCGGATGCGATGACCGTCACCGAACACCGAGTCGAGTACGACATCGAGAGCGTCGAGCAGGCGGTGAGCGAGGCGGGGCTACCCGACGCGATCGGGAGCCGACTGTGGAAGGGCCGCTGA